DNA sequence from the Uloborus diversus isolate 005 chromosome 1, Udiv.v.3.1, whole genome shotgun sequence genome:
tcaagtgatccaaaatttgggaaattttttccctcacccttttgtatttctttgaaatttggctcatcgattgtactctttgaggtaatcaaaagtccaaatttttagatttttatctctattatttttttatttatgacactttgatttttcgaaaaacccgctttttttcatggatgcttgaacataaaatggacgataactcagcatcaaatatagatagaaagatttggtaaaaagcattttaaagtacattagttgctgtttaatgggatatgcaacatgactaatttcaaaaaaaaattaatttttaaaaaatgaaatttaaattttaaatttctcaaaaaaggtataatgattttttttaaaaaaaattctcaaaaaattgtgtgtattttattttcatttgtgcaaagtttcaagttgggatctcaatgggatcatatttttatgaatttttaaataaaatttgacttatgaaataatgacatttttcagattccaactagttaaatatggggttctctcactggggatggtctagtaagtagtaattgatcataactatgcttgaaatgagctgacgtgaatttgtaaattggcaagcaccccccccccccccccccccgcaccaccacttttattttatttattttttttcaaaactattttcaaaatgtaaaaaataaataaatgaataaaaattcaaaatgaatagtaaacttattaaaaattggtaaatattcttctttaaagtaagaaaaagaccccTTCCCCCGGGCcaacacttttattatttttttccaaaactatttttaaaatgtaaaaaataaataaagaaatagaataaaacaaaatgaatagaaaacgtaataaaagttggtaaatgttcttctttaaagcaagacaaagtacattacccccccccccacattcactcacacatacgattaacactatactagtatcacgcttcacctgatgctttttttttcagaccaacaAGCGTTTCTTTTTCagtccgaacttcacaaagtgtacttgattatttcactatctgataaggaaagttatgattcatttcgtcccttacctctgcaccaactttcaaatttggatggaggaaagaaatagttttccccaagatcacagcaaaataggagtgtttccccccgtgttgtttcattctttttacaccaaactaaaaataaatctaagtatcaggtcaTATGTCTGTCCACATAAAACTCTTtcaacaacatttggagtgcagctgttttttcttttctttaatgctagttttcttttaatttcacttgtaaacgagagcaatgcagcgagatctatttatacatatattaaaagcagttatatatcaaacaaattttgctaatttgagcataaccttccatgttgttatggttcATTCCAGATTGAACCCCTCCCCCTACCGtctcactttccgaaagaaaaaaagctgcaaatgagttcagtttttctgacttttattttttatgcccgcccccccccccccatttataagctttagtcactactgatgtttagcagcgtgcgtcccagtttattatggttataactcttacgtgccggcttttttttaaatacagttttgaaaaaaaaaagataaaaagtggctgtgtggcggaggggggggggggggggtactaatctacaaagtcatgtcagttcatttcaagcatagtcatgatcaattattacttactagaccatccccagtaaaagaaccccatatttaactagttagaatctgaaaaatgtcattatttcataagtcaaattttatttaaaaattcataaaaatatgatcccattgagatcccaacttgaaaatttgcacaaataaagataaaatacacacaaatttttgagaattttttttaaaaaattcattataccttttctaagaaatataaatttaaaatttaaatttcatttttttaaaattaaaaattttttgaaattagtcatgttgcatatcccattaaacagcaactaatgtactttaaaatgctttttaccaaatctttctatctatatttggtgctgagttatcgtccattttatgttcaagcatccatgaaaaaaagcgggtttttcgaaaaatcaaagtgtcataaataaaaaaataatagagataaaaatctaaaaatttggacttttgattacctcaaagggtacaatcgatgagccaaatttcaaagaaatacaaaaaggtgagggaaaaaactttggatcacttgacatggaatgacccataagggtcaatccatacaggttccatacagtattaactactcattcatgtttaaatatttctgaattatcaaattaaaataattattttgaaaattacaatgtgttttttttcagtataatgtattatatagggcacaatatatgtaatttaagaaggtgccatgacattttcacactttttatttctgttttagtgtgtgaattgactagcaaaattacttaatttcaaagacctgtatcttttttacaaaccaaatacaaaaaacaatatgtataacatgtatagtacttgaacggaatattcaattggccaggaaattttatttttaattgcatccctttttggtttataggggtccaaaaatgttattttcgtcatttttctgatttttgaggggctgtaatctataaagggtgcacaaacacacagcaacagttacatattctttttagcatggttccagtgattagtttttgtcgtatttcattttgtgtttccgtcccctacgtgagttatcccccttggaaatgagtaaaagttttatatttggcCTTGAAcgttaacctgttgccattattttaattattaacttacagctacgtaactcagcatgtaagactatcaactaatgcactttaacatcaaagcgttaaattaactgtcataaatgtaattcaaatagatttcggccaaaatgcaaaggtctaaaagtcccatttttgactacgaaagtcacttttgatgacctctaaaaaaaatcaaaagtccagttgagagaaaaaataaaagtggttttaaacatctttcatatgcagcttttaggaatatgaatttcaaagaaaaattaaaaagtgtcgAGCGCGCCCATcagtcgaacctgtatggattgacccataaaacaaaaaaagctatttttctaaattttttggaaatcaaaaaccaatttcgagtttcttcaagcaaatagtagaaacacagctctatattcttgtaaaattttaaagttgtctgaactttccctcatttgaatttttgtgtgtatgtgaagttgaaaatcatcattttacaaaatctcactaagtttaaaactaattttgaaaccaaaggagttaaaatacaacttcaaaagtaaggtatttcttttatgatgcttagcacattattgggtattaatttcatcaaagctaatgcattccttaaagattgagattaaaaaataatatgcttaattatgagaaaattgaaatattttcagtttttgaaactcggttaaaagttaactataataactttgaaaattttactgacatcagattaattatcctactccatagattgcaacaacatataacttttatgttttcattaaatagttaataagatacaagccttcaaaaatgcaatatttaacatttatgagaatgctgttcaatttgaccaatttacaatcgcatgtaactattcaaataaaaaatttgaagcaaaaatattttagatacttTTATATAGGcttaaaaggaacctgtatagcaaatttcataaaaatgttacCATGCgcccaccacttttttgcgaattttgctcatttcgtatggaatgacccagtaaGCAAAATGTTCTGGCTTAGTAGAACTCATAGTACATGTCTTAAATACCTCAAGCTATCTTTTTAGGCTCACACTCTAAAGTGAGCTAGAAATAGTGCAGCGTTGCAGCTTCTATCAGATTCtgaggaaagattttttttaaaaaaagatttctactttttaaaaataccctCTTCCTGGGAAATAGCTAGAACTTTCAATGGAGAAAATCTTACGATTTCAGTCAATGCAGCTTTTGCTTTATACTTTACATTATTGGAATATAACCGTCAAATAGCATACTTTAGAATGCTAAAAAAAAGTTAGTAGATAAAAAACAATAGCAACTTAGTGCTTCTTATTAAATCACATCATCCGGCATAATAACGAGAAGTTAATTCGAGTTAAACGAGAAATTAGAAAAACTAACAATTTAGCCTATGAGATTACTTGTTTTAATACTAGCAAGTAAATATTTTGAGATCCATAAAATGTCTGCTGATTTCCAGGTCAGCTTATCCTTTCAAGGAAAATTTCCTTTCACATTCCAAAATCTACCAAAAGTATGAtaagacaaaaattttaaaaccaagaGATAACAGCCCTACACAGACTTCAAACAGGATGCAGTTATAAGCTCATACTGGTATGTATGCTTTTTGTTCGTCAGCTCATTAGCATCTCACTTAGTGATGCCTTATTTCATGGCCAGAGGATTGTCTAACTGAGGCTCCATGCATATGCCTGGCCATATCATGCTTAAATCAtagccccactagatggcgctgatgCTCAAAAGGCCTTTGTAATtgatgacttttctgtgttaaaccaatGCAACGTAAATtcgctcatgcatccaccaatcaatgtcaatgtttcaaagtttgtttacttttgattggacgtcgctcATTTTGACAGCAAGAGGTGCCGAGCGGAACCCttacatccaccaatcaatggcaacgtaatgaaAACGAGGGgcccctgtagcgccctctttgatGCCATGAGCTTTAGAGGTTGACACGGCCTGTAAGTGTAAGCGGAAATTTCGTGGGACCATGATAAAATACtaacccattgttaaaaaaagtaGTTGCCATAAAACAGTAATGTAATAAGAATCAGAATGTTGAGTGTAGACTTCTCTGAAGTAAACAaaattcatacactatttttacTCTCtagtgatatttttcttttttcatctatgcaaataaaagtagaaatggCTCCTATACAAGTTTATAaatgtttgtatgtatttttgTCCTCTTAAGCTTTTTTCTCTATGTTGGCcataaagattttactcaggcttAAATATTGATctataatattttctgataatgaaatacTTATCAATCATATTTTTGCCTTtcttacttgtatttaaggtcaATAGTTAtcactcaaatgattttttatcctaAGTTTAAGATgcgtccaatttctcaaaaaagtgtaCTACTGGtcctaaagtttttactcagagagtacatttttcaaacaagaaaggTATTCAGTTAGAAACAGCAGCATCATATACGCCACAAACAAAATGGAAGATGTGAGAAAGATGTGGACAATTGTAAAAAGTGCTCTGTATGATATAAGGGGAGGTGGGGTAtgttggaccggtctcaattatttaaattgtattaatttttttttattttgtaatcaataaaTAGCACCTagggtcctacaaatcctataatgaaatcacatggtacagttatattgaacaaattttattccagaaagtgttagtgccaacaggaaaaattcagataaaaaaacatgaccAAAGAAATTCAGAACACTAttaatataaaaacataaaaccacaacaaaaaacatagagaatatacgcttcaaaaataacagaaactagaaagtttttgtacagaaagaaaaattactagaaagtatttaaaatacttaaattaacAGATTACTATAatagctcaccaatgaaatatgtatcaatagaaataaaagctattttgcaacatgcatttcatcgaacaaaaacttttctcatactctgctaaaaaaaaGCTAAGCGATTCAAATTGTAATGTTTAAAGTGGAAAACATCCGCAAAACAATAactatttcagtcaaaaaaacgcttagttactcaaatttcgatgtatgaaaagtagaaatgtctcaacagaacatcccaatcaaacaatacaaaaataccatacattaatttggtattcagacatgctttcaaaataaaataacacctacatatttttataaatgctAGATTCAACTTATTTTCGGAAATTCAGTACCAAAAGGTGGCACGTttatagaatgtctaaataattcgtgtcatcaataagaattaacttttagaataaaataactgtaccatttttgtacaattaatttacatgcagtaaaaatgttcaaactaaaaataaagaatttcggaagtgagaggtttttttttaatttttttttttaaagacactaTCCGTTGCACCCGTTATACACAAGCACACAAAACACATGGATGTACGCTAtcattttttcttacaaaaaaaaaaaaaaagtgaggatAAGCCTGTAATCATTATGTAAAATCTGAAGGGCAGCTGggagatatttttacaaaagcgCTTACCAGAGTAAACTACGAAAAATTAAGAAAGTTACTGAATGTAAAAAGAGTGAACACTTAAAACAATACTGATATGAACAACAATCGATTTGTATCCCTCCCCCCCTTTATTCGGTTTTTTTTCTGGTttgtaaattcatttatttctgttgtCATAAGATTAATTATCTCATTGCTagttgcaaataaatatttctactTCTCGCCTATTggaaagttttattaattttcagtttttgttatgtATGTGTTCCTGCCATTGGTCGCAACATTATGTTAAATGCTTTCattatgtcaaaataaatatttaatttaacaattCTACAAAATTTAAGaccattttacatttaaaaaaaaaagtttggctctcctctgatatgcccccctcttggcgagattttaatttttcgctcgatacgaaaatcgccaataaggcgataacttggcaaccctggttttgcaacttgaacgctggaaagtagtttctcgaagtctgtctttttgcacgtgtctgtgtggtaggaggtaggtgctcatatgttccgctcttagggagattttaagttgaatactctaaaataaagtttcaattcaaactttattttagagtattctttttcttgttgttttttaatgttaatttagttgaattttctattttaattatgagttcggtttgtgatgttgtccaaatgtatcaattgaaatttgattaagcagtggatactaccaggcacgacggtgcactccgattgttggagggcatatgatacattgggggaggaggggtatgagcatttaacaatcaaccataaacttaattttgtagatccagaaactaaatgtcacactaacacaattgaatccacatggagacacgttaaaagtactctaccaacatataatagattaggggattttaaattttatttagcttattatttatacaaaaaaaattgtgaatacaaaaatgaggatatgtttgtaaagtttttggaaataattcgcgaaattaattgggtggagtacaaaatacaagtaaaataaggttgttttttttggaattttttttgtcaaaacaaacataatttaaatatttttgtaaagtaatgataataaaaaatgggataatttccctaagagcggaacatatgtgcactgcctcacgtgaggaagtaaaagaaaagtaaaaaaggtaagtgaacatattttgaattattgtgtttttagtgtgtttctggtagtttgtattttggtctggttggcatttttgtagcacaaaaatggtgttaatttcacataaaatctgtgactttattgtatactgaacggaggagatctgtgacttatatccgactgtgatgtatattaaaagtcggagggataacggaccgagcggcagcaaggtcctggcgagcccgaggtctcatagtacttttgtaatgagaccgaggcaggggtctcattaccaaagtactatgagaccgagggctcgtatcccagagaaacaacggaaaaaaattaatgcattaatttcattaaataattaatgacataatttgaatttttcctgttggcgctaaaaaagcatcgctaagaacgatgtatgacatatgacgtcatacatagttttcttggcgacgcttttttggcgccaacaggaaaaagtcgtcaagaggggggtatatcagatttgttccaaaaGTTTAATAAGTAACTCAAAACATTGCACTTCTGTTTTAGATTAGACACAATCATTTTACAACTAAACTTATGGTTACCTAATGGTACATCAGCCGACAGAGAAAGTTGAACTTGTCCAGCAAGCGGAGTAGCTTTGGTAAAAGAATTCAAATATCGAAGAGCAAAATTTAATGACACTGGTTCCTGCATTTCAATAATAACAGCTTCTTCTTCTTTATCAACATTAGCAGTTTGAGAAAGTTTGATATTTCCTGGatagaaaagaaaactattattAACTTGGGATGTTACTAAGTTAACAATCAcaatgcttacgttcgacgagctcgaccggtagcgcccggttagttaatcacgtgacagctaatgatcacgtgctccaatccaccaatctacagcttaaaatggtaaccgatagatgatagaacgctgcggtttgtaacaggttacttaccggtcgacggtgaggttcgtcgaacgcaaccaaagtAAGTTAtcatagaatgaaattttaatcaaagattTGTTACCTAAAAATTTAGATATGCTAAATATATATCATCCGAGAAAACTTAAGAGTAGCCGATTTCTTGAAcacaaatttcagaagaaaaaagtaagAGTGCCATTTACATTTAATATAAACAAGaatatgtattaaaatgtaaCCAATATTTAAAATGGGGACGGGGGgactataaaataaaacaatgaaacaaaaaaaaatttaaggtcaaCTTCAGTATTGATAACAACAAAATGTTCAGATTTCTACTTGTGAgtgtaacattaaaattaaatattaataaattagcaaaccttttgataaaaaaaacagaagtttgaGTCCAAGTCTCAAAAGAGAAAAGGGGAGAATTAAAACATTATTagacggtggggggggggggggacattttactaagtatttccaattaaaaacaaattaattaaaaatgtaaattaattatcaTCTACAGAATTCCTTGTAAAACAGCATGCAAGTGACATATGCTTTATGAAACATTCATTTACTATAACAAACACTTATACAATTTATATTTATGCCTTTAATATTAAGTAAAGATGAAATGAATAGTCATTTGGCTGAATTATTAGACTGTCTAATGatctttatttttgtctaaaAGCAATACAGAGAATGCATCCTGTATAGTATAATTTAAAACACACAATTAAGaattaaaagcttgaaaatattaattactaaaaatattcaGCCAAATAATTATCCAGAAAACATTTTCTAAGCAATGCTTCCTGAAGGTCTATATATATAacctttttgaacattttttttttcatatttgagaTAATATTTCATAAAGATTCACAAATAAATGAGGTGAAtagaatcaaaataaatataaaaggttCATTATAGGATTGCTTCAATTCAAAATATAATCTTAAGCTACAAGAAGATAAATTTTTATCTCACCTTACATACATTTAGAAGAAACCAAACTTAGCAGTAACAAAACAAATTgctttataaaagtaaaaatcattattttttgaagttatccCACACTTGTATCATATGGTTAGGTACTCTGATTGCAAATGCATTCAATGCTCAATAATTATCTCTATTCACCTGTTCCTAAATCTCCACTAGCAGAAAAGCGAACACCGTCTTTTGTGCACGTGATGCCAACGGAATCGCCAATCTGACTTAGATCTCTACATATCCTCTGGAATTCAGAGGCAGGTAACTTAATCACTACACTGTAATCAGTTtcctacaaaaaaataaataaataaaaggctaATTAGTATGATGAATAAATATAATACACAAATTATAGTATAATACAGGGGATCCGAAACTTTTCCAAGGAGTGGCATCCTTAGGACAAAAATTTTCTTACAGTACCCTAATTATTTATCTGAACTGTAAATCTATTTTCATCTATCCatctatatacatatttatttatttgtaattaaatagTACTGTACATACATATAGATAGTTAAACATGTTTATACCtatgattttgtaaaaaatactaaacattaTGAAGGTATAGGATACCAACACATTGTGTTTAATGAGATAGAATTTTTGAGGTTCTTAATACAGAGGAATTGCACATTGTATTTCTTTCATTTAAGTAAACTGGGTAAAACTTGAAGAGTAACTAAAGTAACTATCATTTTTTGCACAAATTAACAACAAAGATTtggtatcacacacacacacacctagtGGCACTCTTCTTCTATACTTACGTTCCACAACCTCAACCAGTGGgctgatcacatgacagctaatgaagTCAGTGGTTACTAACTGTTTGCACTCCAACCAATGTTTTATCGAAcactttcggttgatcaccggttacttgcacAGAcaaataacacgcaggtgaaaaatacttataattggtcaaaaatgtcatgCGATTCAATCAACCAGCTTCACTTGTGGTTGACCGGTAGATCCACTAGTGAGGCTCATAGAACGACATTGgtagcaaccagttaaccggtagctctcataGGAAGGATGAGGTTAGTCATCGGTCGACCAGTCGAGGCAGTCTACACCACCCAGTTTGAGAACATAATTCATTAACAAATCAGAATATCAGGGCCTGTGCTACCCTCAGATTGTTAATTATTAGCCAagtcaaattttataaattatagcCAGATTACTTTcaactaatgtttaaaaaaaaaaaattgatttatactTTTTATAAGACATAAAATGCAAACCCTGACTTGGTATTTTGAAGATGCAGCAGACAACTTAAGTTAAATTAAGACACttattttgctgtatttttttcctttgcagaaTTTTAAACAACCCATTTAAAATAGAGATACTTACTGGAATGCCTAAATGTTCTGTGTCTAAATTCATCAGCTTCATTTCATAATCAGATATCTTCTCTTGGTCTAGAATGAATAGAAAAGATAAAGATTACAATAATACATAAAATTTGACCTCCTTCGTTGAGgtaaacctaatctggcagcCTCATAATATTTTGATCAAGATCTGTAGACTTTAGAATGGTGCCAGGTTATGCTTATGTCCCAACTAGTGTTTCTATCAGATAACAAAAAATAACAGAATGCTACCTGGCAAAAATATAAGAGgagcatttaaataaatttaattaaaaggattaataataacttagtaaagaaaaaaaatagatttttttatttattcattttttccagTTCATGCATATGAAAGCCAAGTATATTTTAACATTgacctgtgcaattaagcaccgaaagaaaaaaaaaaagatatttaaacattcatttttaaaaaatttttagcttATAAGTAAAATTTGTACTTAAAATCTAGTATTGAGTCTACCAATGCCATTCTAATGAGCAACTGAAGGTAGAGAGCTAAGTTACAAGGCTAGGCTCGCATAAATAATAAGTTTTGAAATTGTGACAATGTTTTGTTTTATAGTTAAAAGGACATTGTGAGCATATTACCAAAAAGAAGGTTACAATGTGCAGAGTAGGTGAATTTAAAAGGCACAGGGTATCAAAATCTATTTTGATGTACAAAACCatatattattaaaattcaaaGGACATCTTTGTTTCAgcgtgaaaaaaagaaattacaatgtAACTGTTGCATACATACAACAGATACATCATTCAAACTATTTATTGTTTAACGTAAATATctgattttcaaaacttttattcttAGCACTATATAATGTTTACTGCTACTGTTCTCCTTCCTATGCTCTATGCCAGCGTCTGCCCACTAAAGGTGTGCCCAAGCTTTTGCACTCAATAAAATCACAATGCAGTTTTAAAGACCATAACACTAATTATTAATCTATTATTTGTTTATAGCTTGCATATAGATATTAAACTAAACtaactgaactgaaaaaaaattatgtaaaaagtgAAACTATTAGAATTTTACAAGCACTTGAAACAATTATGGTGCTTCAAACAAGATTCCAGACTGAGAAGCCTGCTTTGGATGAAATGAGAAACAATTAAAGCATTGCTAGAGACTGGAAAAACTAATCATGACATAATCATATTTTACAagcagtaaaataataaattgcaGTAGTACTTACTAGGAGCTTCAAAGACGAATGTAACAGTATCTGCATCATCCTGAGCTTTAATGGTTATGATATCATCATTAGCAGCACACTTCAGAATCTTAGCCATGCTGAAATAATAAGAGACAGAGTCAATTATAATCCACTCACAGGGGTGTGAAATTTTCCCCAGTATTTATACTTTATTCcgtaatttaaaatttgactttttaatcatattcatttgaatataaggaaccatgcaaattaaaattaaaagccaaGTTTTGAAATTCCAGAATTAAAGTGCAAATGCAGGTGAAAATGTCACAACGCTCCAAGGATTTAATTCACCATAAAAAAAAGCAGACGGACTTTAAATTCCAAAATTGACGCAATTTAAGTTTTTGAGTTAAGAGTTGTTTGTTAAGAGTTTGACATGTTAAGTAATAGTTGCTATTTTAATCTTTCAGAAACGTAATCTGTAAATATGAAAGTGAGTTTTTGTAAACATAATACGATTATCGAAAAATTTTGTacgcaaaaaattttgaaaattttaactaaagGAGGGAACTACAATTTGAATTTTCATAAACATACCTGGCAAGATTCATACCCATGGAGAGATTTCTATCACAGCGAAATTTATCAAATCCATCACTTCTCATAGTCAATGAAACTAAACTGACGTGAGAATTATCCATAGCTTGTAAACTGATACCAGTAGCAGCACAATCCCATGTTGCTTCATTTATCAAGTCTTTAATtgcttctaaaactttttttaacaaagctCCTTGTACTAAACGTGCCTCAAACATTTCGATTTATGAAATTGaactaaaaataactaaaaaatgaaCTAGGTTTTAGATTAAGGAATTATCTTAACACAGTGGCAATAAGCCGCGCCAACAACTCAAAAAGTGATGAAAGCAGACTGCGTTCCCGCCAGAAAATGAACAGTTATGGTGAAATagtttttcagttaaaaagaaaaatctattatttTAGAAAGTCACTATTTAACAGAATTAGAAATGAAAAACATATCCCagatcaatttttcaaatttctgtttGTATAATTGATGTGATTCTCTCAATATGTTATTCAGCAATTTGAAATGGTTTCATTTAATGCTATTTAAGCGCTGGATAAAAATTTCTGAGCAATGCAGAGCgaaaaaaaagtagagaaatgGATATGGGAAAGTAGAATTCATATTTtaagcaaaagtttttaatacATGCTAAATAATCAAAGTTGTGTTTACACATCTGGTTCTGTTCAGAACTTACATATCACATCTGGCTCTgttcaaaatctttctttttaataGAGCTACTGCTCTTTAACGCCTACAAATATTGCAAGGTaagtttattaa
Encoded proteins:
- the LOC129234183 gene encoding proliferating cell nuclear antigen-like is translated as MFEARLVQGALLKKVLEAIKDLINEATWDCAATGISLQAMDNSHVSLVSLTMRSDGFDKFRCDRNLSMGMNLASMAKILKCAANDDIITIKAQDDADTVTFVFEAPNQEKISDYEMKLMNLDTEHLGIPETDYSVVIKLPASEFQRICRDLSQIGDSVGITCTKDGVRFSASGDLGTGNIKLSQTANVDKEEEAVIIEMQEPVSLNFALRYLNSFTKATPLAGQVQLSLSADVPLVVEYKIEDIGYIRYYLAPKIEDNDD